The proteins below come from a single Geobacillus thermoleovorans genomic window:
- the gap gene encoding type I glyceraldehyde-3-phosphate dehydrogenase, with protein sequence MAVKVGINGFGRIGRNVFRAALKNPDIEVVAVNDLTDANTLAHLLKYDSVHGRLDAEVSVNGNNLVVNGKEIIVKAERDPANLAWGEIGVDIVVESTGRFTKREDAAKHLEAGAKKVIISAPAKDEDITIVMGVNQDKYDPKAHHVISNASCTTNCLAPFAKVLHEKFGIVRGMMTTVHSYTNDQQILDLPHKDLRRARAAAESIIPTTTGAAKAVALVLPELKGKLNGMAMRVPTPNVSVVDLVAELEKEVTVEEVNAALKAAAEGELKGILAYSEEPLVSRDYNGSTASSTIDALSTMVIEGKMVKVVSWYDNETGYSHRVVDLAAYIASKGL encoded by the coding sequence ATGGCAGTCAAAGTGGGAATCAACGGATTTGGCCGCATCGGACGCAACGTCTTCCGCGCGGCATTGAAAAACCCGGACATTGAAGTGGTGGCGGTGAACGATTTAACCGATGCGAATACGCTTGCTCATTTGTTGAAGTACGACTCCGTCCATGGCCGTCTGGATGCCGAAGTGTCGGTGAACGGCAACAACTTGGTCGTCAACGGCAAAGAAATCATCGTCAAGGCGGAACGCGATCCGGCGAACTTGGCGTGGGGCGAGATCGGCGTTGACATCGTCGTTGAGTCGACCGGCCGCTTCACGAAACGCGAAGACGCCGCCAAACATTTGGAAGCGGGTGCGAAAAAAGTGATCATTTCCGCACCGGCGAAAGACGAGGATATTACGATCGTCATGGGCGTCAACCAAGACAAATACGATCCGAAAGCCCATCATGTCATCTCGAACGCTTCGTGCACGACGAACTGCTTGGCGCCGTTTGCCAAAGTGCTGCATGAAAAATTCGGCATCGTCCGCGGCATGATGACGACCGTTCACTCGTACACAAACGACCAACAAATTTTGGACTTGCCGCATAAAGATTTGCGCCGGGCTCGCGCGGCCGCGGAATCGATCATTCCGACGACGACCGGGGCGGCGAAAGCTGTTGCGCTTGTCTTGCCGGAACTGAAAGGCAAATTGAACGGCATGGCAATGCGCGTGCCGACGCCGAACGTATCAGTTGTCGACTTGGTGGCGGAATTGGAAAAAGAAGTGACGGTCGAAGAAGTGAATGCCGCGTTGAAAGCAGCAGCGGAAGGCGAGCTGAAAGGCATTTTGGCCTACAGCGAAGAACCGCTCGTGTCGCGCGACTACAACGGCAGCACCGCTTCGTCGACGATCGACGCGTTGTCGACAATGGTCATTGAAGGCAAAATGGTGAAAGTCGTTTCGTGGTATGACAACGAAACGGGCTATTCGCACCGCGTCGTCGACTTGGCCGCCTACATCGCCTCGAAAGGGCTGTAA